Proteins encoded by one window of Polaribacter haliotis:
- a CDS encoding ATP-binding cassette domain-containing protein: MENIHFAINNSALLPKSKLLNNILNGKHSLEPLKNKKGFLFSYSVLEKLMDNEAKHHTKTLTNKENRNIRSLSSGEQKKALLNYVMLQNPDFLILDSPFDSLDATSVIALKKRLVQLSSKINIIQIFNREEEVLPIITHVLEIENDKIIKEILIENYNFKIENFVFNGEIPKSSTAYKTIESPLISFKNVNVIYDENQILNNINWTIHQNEFWQLIGPNGSGKSTILSMIYGNNVKAYRQDVYLFGKKKGTGESVWDIKRKIGYFSPNILELFHRKQTVKQMVISGFYDSVGLYKVPSTLQNATAENWIKLLNLEIDKDIAIQNISIPKQRLVLIARAMIKNPPLLILDEPLINLDEKGTAIVVALINKIAKESNTTVLFVSHRIVKDIQPDFTYELTPTKNGSLGNVKKD; encoded by the coding sequence TAAATGGTAAACATTCTTTAGAACCTTTAAAAAATAAAAAAGGATTCTTATTTTCTTATTCAGTTTTAGAAAAACTGATGGATAATGAAGCAAAACACCATACAAAAACACTTACAAATAAAGAAAACAGGAATATTCGCTCTTTGTCTAGTGGCGAACAAAAAAAAGCATTACTAAATTATGTAATGTTGCAAAATCCAGATTTTTTAATTTTAGATAGTCCTTTCGATAGTTTAGATGCAACTTCAGTAATAGCTTTAAAAAAAAGACTTGTCCAGTTATCTTCAAAGATAAATATTATTCAAATTTTTAACAGAGAAGAAGAAGTTCTACCTATAATTACTCATGTATTAGAAATAGAAAATGATAAAATTATTAAGGAAATTCTAATTGAAAATTATAATTTTAAAATTGAAAATTTCGTTTTTAATGGCGAAATCCCAAAATCGTCAACAGCTTATAAAACGATAGAAAGCCCACTAATATCTTTTAAAAATGTAAACGTTATTTATGATGAAAATCAAATTTTAAACAACATAAATTGGACAATTCATCAAAACGAATTTTGGCAATTAATTGGTCCAAATGGTTCTGGTAAATCGACTATTTTATCGATGATTTATGGAAATAATGTAAAAGCTTACAGACAAGATGTTTATTTATTTGGAAAGAAAAAAGGAACTGGAGAAAGTGTTTGGGACATTAAACGTAAAATCGGTTATTTTAGCCCAAATATATTAGAGTTATTTCATAGAAAACAAACTGTAAAACAAATGGTTATATCTGGTTTTTATGACAGTGTTGGTTTATATAAAGTTCCATCTACATTGCAAAATGCGACTGCAGAAAACTGGATAAAATTATTAAATTTAGAAATTGATAAAGATATTGCTATCCAAAATATATCTATTCCAAAACAGCGTTTGGTTTTAATTGCCAGGGCAATGATAAAAAACCCTCCATTGTTAATTTTAGATGAACCATTAATAAATTTAGACGAAAAAGGAACAGCAATTGTTGTTGCTTTAATTAATAAAATTGCAAAAGAAAGTAACACAACTGTACTTTTTGTTTCCCATAGAATTGTAAAAGATATCCAGCCAGATTTTACGTACGAACTTACACCAACAAAAAATGGTTCTTTAGGAAACGTAAAAAAAGATTAA
- a CDS encoding protein-L-isoaspartate(D-aspartate) O-methyltransferase — protein sequence MKDTSKHQGRRNQLAAVLKAKGITDENVLNAVRKIPRHLFIDSSFEDHAYQDKAFPIAADQTISMPYTVAFQSQTLEIKPEDKVLEIGTGSGYQTAVLLELKAEVYSIERQKELFKRTSLFLPKLGYKPKKFIFGDGYKGLKEKAPFDKIIVTAGAPFVPNPLLSQLKIGGMLLIPVGDKTQIMTLFIRKSAKEFEKHELGDFAFVPMLEEKN from the coding sequence GTGAAAGATACATCAAAACATCAAGGACGTAGAAATCAGTTAGCTGCTGTTTTAAAAGCAAAAGGTATAACAGATGAAAATGTGTTGAATGCAGTGCGTAAAATTCCTCGTCATTTATTTATAGATTCAAGTTTCGAAGATCATGCTTATCAAGATAAAGCATTCCCTATTGCAGCAGATCAAACCATTTCTATGCCCTATACTGTTGCTTTTCAATCGCAAACTTTAGAGATAAAGCCAGAGGATAAAGTACTGGAAATAGGAACTGGTTCTGGTTATCAAACAGCTGTTCTTCTAGAGTTAAAAGCAGAAGTATATTCCATAGAAAGGCAAAAAGAGCTATTTAAAAGAACTTCTTTATTCTTGCCCAAATTAGGTTACAAGCCTAAGAAATTCATATTTGGAGATGGTTATAAAGGATTAAAAGAAAAAGCACCTTTCGATAAAATTATAGTAACTGCTGGAGCACCTTTTGTACCAAATCCGTTATTATCGCAACTAAAAATAGGAGGGATGTTGTTAATTCCTGTTGGCGATAAAACGCAAATTATGACATTATTTATCAGAAAATCTGCCAAAGAATTCGAAAAACACGAATTAGGAGATTTTGCTTTTGTGCCAATGTTAGAAGAGAAGAATTAA
- a CDS encoding Gfo/Idh/MocA family protein has protein sequence MLKAGVLGAGHLGKIHLRLLQQSEKYELVGFYDPFTENAQKVAKEFGYKLFDSMESLMDAVEVVDIVTPTLSHFECAKMAIEKGCHIFVEKPITKTVLEAEAIKTLASQNHVQGQVGHVERFNPAFTAVSDKINNPMFIETHRLAEFNPRGTDVPVVLDLMIHDIDIILSVVDSKVKNVHASGISVISETPDIANARIEFENGCVANLTASRISMKNMRKSRFFQKDAYISVDFLEKVSEVVRMKDVPENPDEFAMILQNAEGVKKQIYFDNPDVEPNNAILDELESFADAIENGTKPVVSLHAGTEALRIAQMVIDCF, from the coding sequence ATGCTAAAAGCTGGAGTTTTAGGTGCTGGACATCTGGGAAAAATTCATTTACGTTTATTACAACAATCAGAAAAATACGAATTGGTTGGTTTTTACGATCCGTTTACAGAAAATGCACAAAAAGTTGCCAAAGAATTTGGTTACAAATTGTTCGATTCTATGGAAAGTTTAATGGATGCTGTGGAAGTTGTAGATATTGTAACTCCAACTTTATCTCATTTCGAGTGTGCAAAAATGGCGATTGAAAAAGGCTGTCATATTTTTGTTGAAAAGCCAATTACTAAAACTGTTTTAGAAGCGGAAGCTATTAAAACGTTGGCAAGTCAGAATCATGTGCAAGGTCAAGTTGGTCATGTAGAGCGTTTCAACCCTGCTTTTACTGCTGTAAGTGATAAAATAAACAACCCAATGTTTATTGAAACACACAGATTGGCAGAATTTAATCCAAGAGGAACAGATGTTCCTGTAGTTTTAGATTTAATGATTCATGATATTGATATTATTCTTTCTGTGGTAGATTCTAAAGTGAAGAATGTGCACGCAAGTGGAATTTCTGTAATTTCTGAAACGCCTGATATTGCAAATGCAAGAATTGAATTTGAAAATGGCTGTGTTGCGAACTTAACTGCCAGCAGAATTTCGATGAAGAACATGCGTAAATCAAGATTTTTTCAAAAAGATGCCTATATTTCTGTTGATTTTTTAGAGAAAGTTTCTGAAGTTGTTAGAATGAAAGATGTTCCTGAAAATCCGGATGAATTTGCTATGATTCTACAAAACGCAGAAGGTGTAAAAAAACAAATTTATTTTGACAATCCTGACGTTGAACCTAATAATGCCATTTTAGATGAATTAGAATCTTTTGCAGATGCTATTGAAAACGGAACAAAACCTGTAGTTTCTTTACATGCAGGAACTGAAGCTTTACGTATTGCTCAAATGGTGATTGACTGTTTTTAG
- a CDS encoding 3-hydroxybutyryl-CoA dehydrogenase encodes MKNIAVIGAGTMGNGIAHTFAQFNYNVHLIDVSQGALDKGMATISKNLDRMVAKEKISEADKTQTLANITTFTTIKDGAKNVDLVVEAATENVSLKSKIFKELDEVCNENTILATNTSSISITQIAAVTNRPEKVIGMHFMNPVPIMKLVEIIRGYNTTDNVMNTIVDLSKKVNKIPVEVNDYPGFVANRILMPMINESIETLYNGVAGVKEIDTVMMLGMAHPMGPLQLADFIGLDVCLSILNVMHDGFKNPKYAPCPLLVNMVMAGKLGIKSGEGFYDYSESRKAERVAKMFS; translated from the coding sequence ATGAAAAACATAGCAGTAATTGGTGCTGGAACCATGGGAAATGGAATCGCACATACATTCGCACAATTCAATTATAATGTTCATTTAATCGATGTTTCGCAAGGTGCTTTAGACAAAGGAATGGCAACAATCTCTAAAAATTTAGACAGAATGGTTGCGAAAGAAAAAATTTCTGAAGCCGATAAAACACAAACATTAGCAAACATTACCACTTTTACAACGATAAAAGATGGTGCTAAAAATGTAGATTTAGTTGTGGAAGCTGCCACAGAAAACGTTTCTTTAAAATCGAAAATTTTTAAAGAATTGGATGAAGTTTGCAACGAAAACACAATTTTGGCAACAAATACTTCCTCAATTTCTATTACTCAAATCGCAGCTGTTACTAATAGACCCGAAAAAGTTATTGGAATGCACTTTATGAATCCAGTGCCAATTATGAAATTGGTTGAGATTATTAGAGGTTACAATACGACTGATAATGTGATGAATACGATTGTAGATTTGTCTAAAAAAGTGAATAAAATTCCGGTTGAAGTGAATGATTATCCTGGTTTTGTTGCAAACAGAATTTTAATGCCAATGATTAATGAATCCATTGAAACGTTATATAATGGTGTTGCTGGCGTTAAAGAAATTGACACAGTTATGATGTTGGGAATGGCACATCCAATGGGACCTTTGCAATTGGCAGATTTTATTGGTTTAGATGTTTGTTTGTCTATTTTAAATGTAATGCATGATGGTTTTAAAAACCCTAAATATGCTCCTTGCCCTCTATTGGTAAATATGGTAATGGCTGGAAAATTAGGAATAAAATCTGGCGAAGGTTTTTATGATTATTCAGAAAGTAGAAAAGCGGAAAGAGTTGCTAAAATGTTTTCATAA
- a CDS encoding acyloxyacyl hydrolase, producing MKYKYILFLLLFLSTFKMMSQDVKKKISNVKKVGFLYNNANDKNFLFNDKDYSYSTNTYKFQLFYNLGKWKSLDFELIVQPQYQVLKHQLQNKFFILPTEENFESKVAEFTSPKTMHLYAFELGFAIKKKIFKKVDFQLTVGLGVGTIDTRTERLAKGFTFIENGSLGFSYKTSTNTYLYLGSNIGHISNFNTQKPNNGYNIVGFEIGFSYRLQ from the coding sequence ATGAAATATAAATATATCCTTTTTTTACTTCTTTTCTTATCTACTTTTAAAATGATGAGTCAAGATGTGAAAAAAAAAATTTCTAATGTAAAAAAAGTAGGTTTTTTATATAATAATGCAAATGATAAAAATTTTCTTTTTAATGATAAAGATTACTCCTACTCCACTAATACCTATAAATTTCAATTATTTTATAATTTAGGAAAATGGAAATCTTTAGATTTTGAATTGATTGTGCAACCACAATATCAAGTTTTAAAACACCAATTACAAAACAAGTTTTTTATATTACCAACAGAAGAAAATTTTGAATCTAAAGTAGCAGAATTTACTTCACCAAAAACAATGCATTTGTATGCTTTTGAATTAGGTTTTGCAATTAAAAAGAAAATATTTAAAAAAGTAGACTTTCAATTAACAGTTGGTTTGGGAGTTGGAACAATTGATACCAGAACAGAGCGTTTGGCAAAAGGTTTTACTTTTATTGAAAATGGTTCTCTTGGTTTTTCTTACAAAACCTCAACAAACACATATTTATATTTGGGTAGCAATATTGGTCACATTTCTAATTTTAATACACAAAAACCAAACAATGGTTACAATATTGTAGGTTTTGAAATTGGGTTTTCTTATCGTTTGCAATAG
- a CDS encoding Dps family protein codes for MSKSILGLDKKESANLVDNLNGLLSNFQIYYQNLRGLHWNIKGKNFFELHVKFEEFYTDSQVKIDDIAERILTLQGKPLHTFTDYIDNSSVPVGKDISEDVEAVNLVVNSLSELLKIEREILDLSDEANDEGTNSMMSDFIAEQEKTIWMLNSWLGK; via the coding sequence ATGAGCAAATCAATATTAGGATTAGACAAAAAAGAAAGCGCAAATTTAGTAGATAATTTAAACGGATTATTATCAAACTTTCAAATATATTATCAGAATCTAAGAGGATTACATTGGAATATTAAAGGAAAAAATTTCTTTGAATTACATGTGAAGTTCGAAGAGTTTTATACAGATTCTCAAGTAAAAATCGACGACATCGCAGAACGTATTTTAACCTTACAAGGGAAACCATTACACACTTTTACAGATTATATAGATAATTCTTCTGTACCCGTTGGAAAAGATATTTCTGAAGATGTGGAAGCTGTAAATCTGGTGGTAAATTCTTTATCAGAATTATTAAAAATCGAAAGAGAAATTTTAGATTTATCTGACGAAGCAAATGACGAAGGAACAAATTCTATGATGAGTGATTTTATCGCAGAACAAGAAAAAACTATTTGGATGTTAAATTCTTGGTTAGGTAAATAG
- a CDS encoding hydrogen peroxide-inducible genes activator: MTITQLKYVLSVAEYQNFTVAAEHSFVTQPTLSMQIQKLEEELGVKIFNRSKKPIELTEVGKKIVEQAKVIVDESNRILDIVHQQKGFIGGEFKLGIIPTIMPTLLPMFLNSFTKKYPKVKLIIEELTTEEIIRKLADGHIDAAIAATPLENEAIKERPLYYEPFVGLIPQNHRLFNEKVIAPDELEMDDILLLEDGHCFKESVINLCRTFKTDNKKSFQLASGSFDTLIKLTKEGLGMTLLPYLHTLDLNDVDKSHLREFTNPPPAREVSLIYHKSQLKMQLIEALKKTIDGVVRGAISFSDVKIISPLNKK, encoded by the coding sequence ATGACAATTACCCAATTAAAATACGTTTTATCGGTTGCAGAATATCAAAATTTTACGGTTGCAGCAGAACATAGTTTTGTTACCCAGCCTACTTTAAGCATGCAAATTCAAAAATTAGAAGAAGAACTTGGTGTAAAAATATTTAATAGATCTAAAAAACCAATTGAATTAACAGAAGTTGGAAAAAAGATTGTAGAACAAGCAAAAGTTATTGTAGATGAAAGCAATAGAATTTTAGATATTGTACATCAACAAAAAGGATTTATTGGAGGAGAATTTAAATTAGGAATTATCCCAACCATAATGCCTACTTTATTACCAATGTTTTTAAACAGTTTTACGAAGAAATACCCAAAAGTAAAATTAATTATCGAAGAATTAACTACAGAAGAAATCATTAGAAAATTAGCAGATGGACATATAGATGCTGCAATTGCTGCAACTCCGTTAGAAAATGAAGCCATAAAAGAAAGACCTTTATATTATGAACCTTTTGTTGGTTTAATTCCACAAAATCATCGTCTTTTTAATGAAAAAGTAATCGCTCCTGACGAATTAGAAATGGACGATATTTTGCTTTTAGAAGATGGACATTGCTTTAAAGAAAGTGTAATTAATTTATGTAGAACTTTTAAAACCGATAACAAAAAATCGTTTCAATTAGCTAGTGGAAGTTTCGATACTTTAATAAAGTTAACTAAAGAAGGTTTGGGAATGACCTTATTACCTTATTTACATACTTTAGATTTAAATGATGTGGATAAATCTCATTTACGTGAATTTACAAATCCTCCACCAGCAAGAGAAGTAAGTTTAATTTACCATAAATCTCAATTAAAAATGCAGCTAATTGAAGCATTAAAAAAGACTATTGATGGTGTTGTAAGAGGTGCAATTTCATTTTCTGATGTGAAAATTATTAGCCCTTTGAATAAAAAATAA